In Candidatus Poribacteria bacterium, the genomic stretch GCCGTCATCAAGGTAGGAGACACACTCCGCTGTGCCGTCATCGCCTTCTGCATCGCGATTGTCCTTTTTCAGATGACAGGATGCACTGTGACTTTCACGCAAAACGACACCCTCCAACTCAGTCTATCTGAACCGACAGAGAAGGCGATGTCGCTCGTTGCCGAGTTTGAAGCGGGCGAGGCAGAGAGTGTTGCCGGTGATGTGACGCAGAAGACAGGGAGTGTCTGTGCCGGTGGGGCGTGTATCATCTATTAGCAAGTTTCAATTTCACTATTCCCTAATCAAGGTAGGTGCGGTTTCTAACCGCACCTGTTATTTGTTTCCCTGTCCCTTCTTTGCGATGACTTTGTCCCAATCCCAGAGAAGCACTGTCCCATCCTCAGAACCGCTGGCAAGTGTCTTCCCATCGTGTGAGAATATCAACGTTGTTATATGTTCCGTATGTCCAGTGAGGGACACCAGTTGATTACTCGTTTCTACATTCCATATTTTAATTGGAAAGTCCCAACCTTCCTCTCCGGAACCAACAAGGAAGGTCCCATCAGATGAGAACGCCAATATGTTCGTAAAGGGGTGCAAATGACCGGGGAGAACATTGGGTTCATCTTTTCCTATCGTATTCAATTTCCACAGGTAGACCTCCCGATCACTTACTATAGCAGCAGTAGTGTTATCGGGTGAAAAAGTTAAGGCACTGGTATTTTTAATGTTGGGTAGCACGGTTTCAGTCTGTGTCGTAATATCCCACGCTTGTGGCGTGCCGAAAAAACCGCTCGTGGCAAGCAGGGTGCCATTAGGTGAAAATACCAATTTCATGGGGAACGGTCCTTCGGTGTTAAACCAGAGCAACTCAACGCCGATGTTCACATCCCACGCTCGAATCCCTTGATGTTCGCGAGCAGCCAGTATTTTATTATCTGGTGAGAATATGAGTGGCTCCATTCCTGTTGACATATTTGAAGTGTTTGCACCGTTTTGCCAAGGTCCCAGAATTTCCTCACCTGTGCCGATCTCCCATACTCGAATTGTGTCAAAATTTCGTGTACTACTACTCGATCCGAAGCCATCTGAATTGAACACAATTAAACCGTCGCTACCTTGACTGGCAAAGCGTGTAGCGTCTGATGAAAGTGCGACTGCAATAGCCGCGTCACACTGTCCAGCGGTGAATGTAGTCAATTCCTGCCGAGTCTTTAGACTCCATATATCAACAGTCCCATTAAATGTGGCAGTCGCGAGTGTCGCTCCATTTTTGGAAAACGCGACGGCTTTCACCCACTCTGTATGTCCCGCTGTAAAAGTTGTGATTTCCTTGCCGGTGCCTGGGTTCCAGAACCGAATTGTGC encodes the following:
- a CDS encoding WD40 repeat domain-containing protein, with protein sequence MKRLLLTTFLSIAAMLSTSFAQDNTKIGLPEGAIARLGKGGINLMRFSPDGTRLVVGTDVGVWVYDVTDGKETALFTGHKRQVNALAFSPDGKILVSSGFNNPIIQSWDLETGRKLSTLTLNDNRPPLVLALAFYGKTLISLDRGEITYWNVDTGKKLADVDKNMQSYAVVTASKDGSTFAVGDRDGEIHLWDVTTDSQSVSFNAYSPDPAEKPEVIRVPAPPPRPPKDDIQALAFSPDGKILASTIERNKTVQLWDTEDHTKLATLQGHIGWVTTLAFSEDGKTLASGDADKIIKLWDVSTKRERATLEGHKNTINALAFAPDGPPPYGGCLASGSADGTIRFWNPGTGKEITTFTAGHTEWVKAVAFSKNGATLATATFNGTVDIWSLKTRQELTTFTAGQCDAAIAVALSSDATRFASQGSDGLIVFNSDGFGSSSSTRNFDTIRVWEIGTGEEILGPWQNGANTSNMSTGMEPLIFSPDNKILAAREHQGIRAWDVNIGVELLWFNTEGPFPMKLVFSPNGTLLATSGFFGTPQAWDITTQTETVLPNIKNTSALTFSPDNTTAAIVSDREVYLWKLNTIGKDEPNVLPGHLHPFTNILAFSSDGTFLVGSGEEGWDFPIKIWNVETSNQLVSLTGHTEHITTLIFSHDGKTLASGSEDGTVLLWDWDKVIAKKGQGNK